The genomic DNA GTCCCTGTTCTGCCTGTTCTGCTCCCGCACCTTCAGCCCCAGGTCTCGGAGCATCTGCAGGTCCTCTTCCGCGGGACGGCCGGCGGTCGTGAGGTAGTTGCCGGCCATCGTGCCGGTCGCGCCCGCGGCGAACATCAGCGACTGCAGCCCGCGCAGGTTCACCTCCCGGCCGCCGCAGACGATGATTTCCTTCGTCGGGTTCGTCAGCCGGAGCATCGCAAGGATCTTGAGGCAGGCGATCGGCGTCAGGTCGCGGCGCCCTTCCACCGGCGTTCCCGGGACGGGATTCAGGAAATTCGCGGGGATGGAATCGACGCAAAGCTCCCTTAGCGTCATGGCCAGCTCGACGCGGTCCTCCGGCGACTCGCCCAGGCCGAAGATTCCCCCGCAGCAAACCCATGCGCCGGCCGCCTTGGCGGCCCGGACCGCCGCCACGTCCTCGTCGTAATCATGGGTCGTGCAGACGTTCGGGAAGAAGGAGCGGGACGTCTCGAGGTTGTGGTGGATCGACCGCAAGCCCCGCGAGAGGAGATACCGGACGTCCTCGGCGGACAGCGTGCCGAGACTGACGCACGTCTCGAGCCCCAGTTCCTTCCCGATCCGCTCCACCGCGTCCCCAACGCGGACCAGCTCCTCCCGGTTCCGCATTGAGAGGCCGGAGGCCACGATGGAGAACTCACGCGCCCCGCGCTCCTTCGCATCCGCCGCCGCGCGGAACAGCTCCTCGCCGGAGAGCAGCGGGTGGACCGGGATCCGCGCCAGGGAGCGGCTGGATTGCGAGCAGAAGGAGCAGTCCTCGGAGCACGCGCCGGACTTGGCGTTGACGATGGAGCAGAGCCGGATGCCGTCCCCCTTGAAATGCCTGCGGACCGGCTCGGTGGTGTCGAGGAGGCGCCACAAGGAGGAATCGGGCAGGGAGAGCACAGCCAGGGCGTCGGCCGCGCCGATCCCCTCCCCCGACATTCCCTGCGCGCGGACCCTTTCCCAGAACGCTTCCATGGCGGAAGGAGCCGCGGTCACCGGAACTGCACGGAGAGGAACGGCCGGCGGATCGCCTTGCGGAAGCGGACCGCCGGATGGCCCATGATGAGCACGATCCTCGGGATGTTCCCGGGCGGCAGCCCGTGCTTTTCCATCAGGTCCTTCCTCCGCTCGAGGACCGGCGCCACGCTGCCGATCATGCAGGTCCCCAGCCCCATCGACTCGGCCGCGACCATCGCATAGGTGCAGGCGATGACCGCGTCCGCCGCGTCCGCGAAGGGGGAGGTGTGGAAAAGAAGGGCGGCCGGCGCGTCGTACAGGATGTTGTCGGTGTTCCTCTTCTTCCCCTCGACGTAGATCCGTCCCAGCGGGAGGATGAAGCTCTTGAGCTGCTGGCGGGCGGCCTTCTTCATCAGACGCCGGAAGATGCGTCCCAAGGGCCCTTCGAAGGAGTTGAGGATCTTCTCGTAGGCGTCGGCGATGTCCCACGCCAGCTCGCGGACCTTGTCGCGCCCGTGGAAGACGGTGACCCCCACCTCCCACGGGGGGATCCCCATGGGCGCCGTCGCCGCGGAGGCGATCACCCGGTCGACCGCTTCCCGGGTTACCGGCTCTTCGCGGAACCGGCGGATGCTGCGCCTCGAAAGGAGG from Thermodesulfobacteriota bacterium includes the following:
- the bioB gene encoding biotin synthase BioB, whose protein sequence is MEAFWERVRAQGMSGEGIGAADALAVLSLPDSSLWRLLDTTEPVRRHFKGDGIRLCSIVNAKSGACSEDCSFCSQSSRSLARIPVHPLLSGEELFRAAADAKERGAREFSIVASGLSMRNREELVRVGDAVERIGKELGLETCVSLGTLSAEDVRYLLSRGLRSIHHNLETSRSFFPNVCTTHDYDEDVAAVRAAKAAGAWVCCGGIFGLGESPEDRVELAMTLRELCVDSIPANFLNPVPGTPVEGRRDLTPIACLKILAMLRLTNPTKEIIVCGGREVNLRGLQSLMFAAGATGTMAGNYLTTAGRPAEEDLQMLRDLGLKVREQNRQNRD
- a CDS encoding nitroreductase family protein, with product MSVITSFGEAAGDPAIDRSTCDVCGQCAKVCPSGVLSKEGGEIRVDHAAGFDCIACGQCMMACSTGSIAVTGRKLSPSDLIPAPDRNARATFDQLEALLLSRRSIRRFREEPVTREAVDRVIASAATAPMGIPPWEVGVTVFHGRDKVRELAWDIADAYEKILNSFEGPLGRIFRRLMKKAARQQLKSFILPLGRIYVEGKKRNTDNILYDAPAALLFHTSPFADAADAVIACTYAMVAAESMGLGTCMIGSVAPVLERRKDLMEKHGLPPGNIPRIVLIMGHPAVRFRKAIRRPFLSVQFR